The following proteins are co-located in the Vidua macroura isolate BioBank_ID:100142 chromosome 1, ASM2450914v1, whole genome shotgun sequence genome:
- the MARCHF6 gene encoding E3 ubiquitin-protein ligase MARCHF6 isoform X1 yields METAEEADICRVCRSEGTPEKPLYHPCVCTGSIKFIHQECLVQWLKHSRKEYCELCKHRFAFTPIYSPDMPSRLPIQDIFAGLVTSIGTAIRYWFHYTLVAFAWLGVVPLTACRIYKCLFTGSVSSLLTLPLDILSTENLLADCLQGCFVVTCTLCAFISLVWLREQIVHGGAPQWLEQNQQQPLNGVGQQNEAQAAVNGGVENAVLDQPANPAAENVVVGENPEIQEEQVDEEEEDNEDEEDAVVEDAADANNGAQDDMNWNALEWDRAAEELTWERMLGLDGSLVFLEHVFWVVSLNTLFILVFAFCPYHIGHFSIVGLGFEEYVQASHFEGLITTIVGYVLLAVTLIVCHGLAALVKFQRSRRLLGVCYIVVKVSLLVVVEIGVFPLICGWWLDICSLEMFDATLKDRELSFQSAPGTTMFLHWLVGMVYVFYFASFILLLREVLRPGVLWFLRNLNDPDFNPVQEMIHLPIYRHLRRFILSVIVFGSIVLLMLWLPIRIIKYLLPNFLPYNVMLYSDAPVSELSLELLLLQVVLPALLEQGHTRQWLKGLVRAWTVTAGYLLDLHSYLLGDQEENENNANQQPNNQHARNNNAIPVVGEGLHAAHQAILQQGGPVGFQPYRRPLKFPLRIFLLIVFMCITLLIASLICLTLPVFAGRWLMSFWTGTAKIHELYTAACGLYVCWLTIRAVTVLVAWMPQGRRVIFQKVKEWSLMIMKTLIVAILLAGVVPLLLGLLFELVIVAPLRVPLDQTPLFYPWQDWALGVLHAKIIAAITLMGPQWWLKTVIEQVYANGIRNIDLHFIIRKLAAPVISVLLLSLCVPYIIASGVVPLLGVTAEMQNLVQRRIYPFLLMVVVLMGILSFQVRQFKRLYEHIKNDKYLVGQRLVNYERKSGKPGTSTPPPQSSQE; encoded by the exons ATGGAGACCGCTGAGGAAG CAGATATATGCAGAGTCTGTCGGTCGGAAGGAACTCCCGAGAAACCTCTCTATCATCCATGTGTGTGTACTGGCAGTATTAAATTTATTCATCAGGAATG CTTAGTTCAGTGGcttaaacacagcagaaaagaatACTGTGAATTATGTAAGCACAGATTTGCTTTCACACCAA TTTATTCCCCAGATATGCCTTCACGGCTTCCAATCCAAGACATCTTTGCTGGACTGGTTACTAGTATTGGCACAGCAATACGATACTGGTTTCATTATACACTTGTGGCCTTTGCATGGTTGGGAGTAGTACCTCTTACTGCAT GTCGTATCTACAAGTGCTTGTTTACTGGCTCTGTGAGCTCACTACTGACACTGCCATTAGATATTCTGTCTAC ggaGAACTTATTGGCTGACTGTTTGCAGGGCTGTTTTGTGGTGACATGCACTCTGTGTGCATTTATCAGCCTTGTATGGTTACGTGAGCAGATCGTCCATGGAGGAGCACCACAGTGGTTGGAACAAAATCAACAACAGCCACTCAATGGTGTTGGTCAACAAAATGAG GCTCAGGCTGCTGTAAATGGAGGTGTTGAAAATGCTGTGCTTGATCAACCTGCTAACCCAGCAGCTGAGAATGTAGTTGTAGGTGAGAACCCTGAAATTCAAGAGGAACAAGtagatgaagaggaggaagataaTGAAGATGAAGAGGATGCTGTAGTAGAAGATGCAGCAGATGCAAACAATGGAGCACAAG ATGACATGAACTGGAATGCTTTGGAATGGGATCGAGCAGCAGAAGAGCTTACTTGGGAGCGA ATGCTTGGACTTGATGGATCTCTGGTTTTCTTA GAACATGTCTTCTGGGTGGTGTCTTTAAATACATTGTTCATACTTGTCTTTG CATTTTGTCCATACCACATTGGTCACTTCTCCATCGTTGGCCTGGGCTTTGAGGAATAT GTCCAAGCATCTCACTTTGAAGGCCTGATTACAACTATAGTGGGATATGTTCTTCTAGCAGTGACTCTAATTGTTTGTCAT GGTTTGGCAGCTCTTGTTAAGTTTCAGCGATCACGTCGTTTACTAGGAGTTTGCTATATTGTTGTCAAG GTTTCCTTGTTAGTGGTGGTTGAAATTGGTGTGTTTCCTCTCATCTGTGGCTGGTGGTTGGATATATGCTCCTTG GAGATGTTTGACGCCACTCTGAAAGACAGAGAATTGAGCTTTCAGTCTGCCCCAGGCACCACAATGTTTCTGCATTGGTTGGTTGGAATGGTTTACGTCTTCTATTTTGCATCCTTCATCCTTTTGCTAAGAGAG GTATTGAGACCTGGTGTCTTATGGTTTCTCAGGAATTTGAATGATCCAgacttcaatcctgtgcaggaAATGATTCACTTGCCCATCTATAGACATCTCAGGAGGTTTATCTTATCAGTG ATTGTCTTTGGATCAATTGTACTGCTCATGCTCTGGCTTCCTATACGCATTATTAAGTATCTCCTACCTAACTTTCTTCCATATAATGTTATGCTCTACAG TGATGCTCCAGTAAGTGAACTTTCCCTAGAGCTGCTTTTGCTTCAGGTGGTGCTTCCAGCTTTGCTAGAGCAAGGACATACAAGACAGTGGTTGAAAGGTCTTGTACGAGCATGGACTGTTACTGCTGGATACTTGCT GGATCTTCATTCTTACCTACTTGGTGATCAGGAAGAGAACGAAAACAATGCAAATCAGCAACCTAACAACCAGCATGCTCGCAATAATAATGCCATTCCAGTTGTGGGAGAAGGTCTCCATGCAGCCCATCAAGCCATACTTCAACAAGGAGGACCTGTGGGTTTCCAGCCTTATCGTAGGCCTTTAAAATTCCCACTCAGG atatttctttTGATTGTTTTCATGTGCATAACATTACTGATTGCTAGTCTTATCTGCCTTACCTTACCAG TATTCGCTGGCCGGTGGTTAATGTCATTTTGGACGGGCACTGCCAAAATCCATGAACTGTACACAGCTGCCTGTGGTCTTTATGTCTGTTGGCTGACTATCCGAGCTGTGACAGTGCTGGTTGCCTGGATGCCACAGGGTCGTAGAGTCATTTTCCAGAAGGTCAAAGAATGGTCTCTCATG ATAATGAAGACATTGATAGTGGCTATACTGCTCGCTGGTGTGGTTCCACTTTTGCTTGGTCTTTTGTTTGAACTGGTCATCGTCGCACCTTTGAGGGTTCCTTTGGATCAAACACCTCTCTTCTATCCTTGGCAG GACTGGGCTCTTGGAGTTCTGCATGCCAAAATAATTGCTGCCATAACACTGATGGGTCCCCAGTGGTGGCTGAAAACTGTTATTGAACAG GTATATGCAAATGGGATTCGTAACATTGACTTACACTTCATCATCCGTAAACTGGCAGCACCTGTAATCTCTGTCCTCTTACTTTCCCTGTGTGTGCCGTACATCATAGCTTCTGGTGTTGTACCTTTACTGG GAGTTACTGCTGAAATGCAGAACCTCGTTCAGCGACGCATTTATCCTTTTCTGCTTATGGTGGTGGTTTTGATGGGAATTCTGTCCTTCCAAGTCCGCCAGTTCAAGCGCCTTTATGAACATATTAAAAATGACAA GTACCTTGTTGGACAACGACTTGTGAATTATGAACGGAAGTCTGGTAAACCAGGCACATCAACACCTCCACCTCAGTCTTCACAAGAATAG
- the MARCHF6 gene encoding E3 ubiquitin-protein ligase MARCHF6 isoform X2 produces the protein METAEEDICRVCRSEGTPEKPLYHPCVCTGSIKFIHQECLVQWLKHSRKEYCELCKHRFAFTPIYSPDMPSRLPIQDIFAGLVTSIGTAIRYWFHYTLVAFAWLGVVPLTACRIYKCLFTGSVSSLLTLPLDILSTENLLADCLQGCFVVTCTLCAFISLVWLREQIVHGGAPQWLEQNQQQPLNGVGQQNEAQAAVNGGVENAVLDQPANPAAENVVVGENPEIQEEQVDEEEEDNEDEEDAVVEDAADANNGAQDDMNWNALEWDRAAEELTWERMLGLDGSLVFLEHVFWVVSLNTLFILVFAFCPYHIGHFSIVGLGFEEYVQASHFEGLITTIVGYVLLAVTLIVCHGLAALVKFQRSRRLLGVCYIVVKVSLLVVVEIGVFPLICGWWLDICSLEMFDATLKDRELSFQSAPGTTMFLHWLVGMVYVFYFASFILLLREVLRPGVLWFLRNLNDPDFNPVQEMIHLPIYRHLRRFILSVIVFGSIVLLMLWLPIRIIKYLLPNFLPYNVMLYSDAPVSELSLELLLLQVVLPALLEQGHTRQWLKGLVRAWTVTAGYLLDLHSYLLGDQEENENNANQQPNNQHARNNNAIPVVGEGLHAAHQAILQQGGPVGFQPYRRPLKFPLRIFLLIVFMCITLLIASLICLTLPVFAGRWLMSFWTGTAKIHELYTAACGLYVCWLTIRAVTVLVAWMPQGRRVIFQKVKEWSLMIMKTLIVAILLAGVVPLLLGLLFELVIVAPLRVPLDQTPLFYPWQDWALGVLHAKIIAAITLMGPQWWLKTVIEQVYANGIRNIDLHFIIRKLAAPVISVLLLSLCVPYIIASGVVPLLGVTAEMQNLVQRRIYPFLLMVVVLMGILSFQVRQFKRLYEHIKNDKYLVGQRLVNYERKSGKPGTSTPPPQSSQE, from the exons ATGGAGACCGCTGAGGAAG ATATATGCAGAGTCTGTCGGTCGGAAGGAACTCCCGAGAAACCTCTCTATCATCCATGTGTGTGTACTGGCAGTATTAAATTTATTCATCAGGAATG CTTAGTTCAGTGGcttaaacacagcagaaaagaatACTGTGAATTATGTAAGCACAGATTTGCTTTCACACCAA TTTATTCCCCAGATATGCCTTCACGGCTTCCAATCCAAGACATCTTTGCTGGACTGGTTACTAGTATTGGCACAGCAATACGATACTGGTTTCATTATACACTTGTGGCCTTTGCATGGTTGGGAGTAGTACCTCTTACTGCAT GTCGTATCTACAAGTGCTTGTTTACTGGCTCTGTGAGCTCACTACTGACACTGCCATTAGATATTCTGTCTAC ggaGAACTTATTGGCTGACTGTTTGCAGGGCTGTTTTGTGGTGACATGCACTCTGTGTGCATTTATCAGCCTTGTATGGTTACGTGAGCAGATCGTCCATGGAGGAGCACCACAGTGGTTGGAACAAAATCAACAACAGCCACTCAATGGTGTTGGTCAACAAAATGAG GCTCAGGCTGCTGTAAATGGAGGTGTTGAAAATGCTGTGCTTGATCAACCTGCTAACCCAGCAGCTGAGAATGTAGTTGTAGGTGAGAACCCTGAAATTCAAGAGGAACAAGtagatgaagaggaggaagataaTGAAGATGAAGAGGATGCTGTAGTAGAAGATGCAGCAGATGCAAACAATGGAGCACAAG ATGACATGAACTGGAATGCTTTGGAATGGGATCGAGCAGCAGAAGAGCTTACTTGGGAGCGA ATGCTTGGACTTGATGGATCTCTGGTTTTCTTA GAACATGTCTTCTGGGTGGTGTCTTTAAATACATTGTTCATACTTGTCTTTG CATTTTGTCCATACCACATTGGTCACTTCTCCATCGTTGGCCTGGGCTTTGAGGAATAT GTCCAAGCATCTCACTTTGAAGGCCTGATTACAACTATAGTGGGATATGTTCTTCTAGCAGTGACTCTAATTGTTTGTCAT GGTTTGGCAGCTCTTGTTAAGTTTCAGCGATCACGTCGTTTACTAGGAGTTTGCTATATTGTTGTCAAG GTTTCCTTGTTAGTGGTGGTTGAAATTGGTGTGTTTCCTCTCATCTGTGGCTGGTGGTTGGATATATGCTCCTTG GAGATGTTTGACGCCACTCTGAAAGACAGAGAATTGAGCTTTCAGTCTGCCCCAGGCACCACAATGTTTCTGCATTGGTTGGTTGGAATGGTTTACGTCTTCTATTTTGCATCCTTCATCCTTTTGCTAAGAGAG GTATTGAGACCTGGTGTCTTATGGTTTCTCAGGAATTTGAATGATCCAgacttcaatcctgtgcaggaAATGATTCACTTGCCCATCTATAGACATCTCAGGAGGTTTATCTTATCAGTG ATTGTCTTTGGATCAATTGTACTGCTCATGCTCTGGCTTCCTATACGCATTATTAAGTATCTCCTACCTAACTTTCTTCCATATAATGTTATGCTCTACAG TGATGCTCCAGTAAGTGAACTTTCCCTAGAGCTGCTTTTGCTTCAGGTGGTGCTTCCAGCTTTGCTAGAGCAAGGACATACAAGACAGTGGTTGAAAGGTCTTGTACGAGCATGGACTGTTACTGCTGGATACTTGCT GGATCTTCATTCTTACCTACTTGGTGATCAGGAAGAGAACGAAAACAATGCAAATCAGCAACCTAACAACCAGCATGCTCGCAATAATAATGCCATTCCAGTTGTGGGAGAAGGTCTCCATGCAGCCCATCAAGCCATACTTCAACAAGGAGGACCTGTGGGTTTCCAGCCTTATCGTAGGCCTTTAAAATTCCCACTCAGG atatttctttTGATTGTTTTCATGTGCATAACATTACTGATTGCTAGTCTTATCTGCCTTACCTTACCAG TATTCGCTGGCCGGTGGTTAATGTCATTTTGGACGGGCACTGCCAAAATCCATGAACTGTACACAGCTGCCTGTGGTCTTTATGTCTGTTGGCTGACTATCCGAGCTGTGACAGTGCTGGTTGCCTGGATGCCACAGGGTCGTAGAGTCATTTTCCAGAAGGTCAAAGAATGGTCTCTCATG ATAATGAAGACATTGATAGTGGCTATACTGCTCGCTGGTGTGGTTCCACTTTTGCTTGGTCTTTTGTTTGAACTGGTCATCGTCGCACCTTTGAGGGTTCCTTTGGATCAAACACCTCTCTTCTATCCTTGGCAG GACTGGGCTCTTGGAGTTCTGCATGCCAAAATAATTGCTGCCATAACACTGATGGGTCCCCAGTGGTGGCTGAAAACTGTTATTGAACAG GTATATGCAAATGGGATTCGTAACATTGACTTACACTTCATCATCCGTAAACTGGCAGCACCTGTAATCTCTGTCCTCTTACTTTCCCTGTGTGTGCCGTACATCATAGCTTCTGGTGTTGTACCTTTACTGG GAGTTACTGCTGAAATGCAGAACCTCGTTCAGCGACGCATTTATCCTTTTCTGCTTATGGTGGTGGTTTTGATGGGAATTCTGTCCTTCCAAGTCCGCCAGTTCAAGCGCCTTTATGAACATATTAAAAATGACAA GTACCTTGTTGGACAACGACTTGTGAATTATGAACGGAAGTCTGGTAAACCAGGCACATCAACACCTCCACCTCAGTCTTCACAAGAATAG